From Sphingomonas nostoxanthinifaciens, a single genomic window includes:
- the secD gene encoding protein translocase subunit SecD, with protein MLDFPRWKVVTIWAVLLIGVLLAIPSLMPESTAGKLGLGHFPRINLGLDLSGGSHLLLEADTADLAKQNLAKMEETIRTEMRRGSPKVDIGDISTANGQLSFFVRDVAQLDAAVERARSQTQAVGVTGQRDWNVAVVDSTRIVMTPTQAGLSDSADRAMQTATEVVRKRIDELGTREPTIVREGATRILVQVPGLQDPAGLKALLGKTARLEFKLVDLTANPADIAQGHAPPGSVLVPYPGNPGGIPSIAVQRRTIISGDDLINATVDKDQNGQPAVSIKFNGAGGRRFAQVTQENTGKPFAMILDNQVISAPNINEPILGGNAIIQGSFTTDSANQLAIALRSGKLPVALKVIEERTVGPQLGADSIHAGVIASVIASVAVIVFMLVTYGRFGVYANLAVVLNIFVILAVMALLNATLTLPGIAGFVLTIGTAVDANVLINERIREERRRGRGIVQSIELGYKEASRTIFEANTVHAISGLIMLVLGSGPVKGFAVVLLIGIAISYFTAVFFTRMLAAQWLRRRRPTVLVI; from the coding sequence ATGCTGGACTTTCCCCGCTGGAAGGTGGTGACGATCTGGGCGGTGCTGCTGATCGGCGTGCTGCTCGCAATCCCCAGCCTGATGCCCGAAAGCACCGCCGGCAAGCTCGGCCTCGGCCACTTTCCGCGCATCAATCTCGGCCTCGATCTGTCGGGCGGCAGCCATCTGCTGCTGGAGGCGGATACCGCCGATCTGGCCAAGCAGAACCTGGCCAAGATGGAAGAGACGATCCGCACCGAGATGCGGCGCGGCTCGCCCAAGGTCGACATCGGCGACATCTCGACCGCCAACGGCCAGCTGTCCTTCTTCGTGCGCGACGTGGCCCAGCTCGATGCGGCGGTGGAGCGCGCGCGGTCGCAGACCCAGGCGGTCGGCGTCACCGGCCAGCGCGACTGGAACGTGGCGGTGGTCGATTCGACCCGCATCGTGATGACGCCCACGCAGGCCGGCCTAAGCGACAGCGCCGATCGCGCGATGCAGACCGCGACCGAGGTCGTGCGCAAGCGCATCGACGAGCTCGGCACGCGCGAGCCGACGATCGTGCGCGAAGGTGCGACGCGCATCCTCGTCCAGGTGCCCGGCCTGCAGGATCCGGCGGGCCTGAAGGCGTTGCTCGGCAAGACCGCGCGGCTGGAGTTCAAGCTGGTCGACCTGACCGCCAACCCAGCCGACATCGCGCAGGGCCATGCCCCGCCCGGCTCGGTGCTGGTGCCCTATCCCGGCAATCCCGGCGGCATTCCGTCGATCGCCGTGCAGCGGCGCACGATCATCTCGGGCGACGATCTCATCAACGCCACCGTCGACAAGGATCAGAACGGCCAGCCGGCGGTCTCGATCAAGTTCAACGGCGCCGGCGGCCGCCGCTTCGCGCAGGTGACGCAGGAGAATACCGGCAAGCCGTTCGCGATGATCCTCGACAATCAGGTGATCTCGGCGCCGAACATCAACGAGCCGATCCTCGGCGGTAATGCCATCATCCAGGGCAGCTTCACCACCGACAGCGCGAACCAGCTCGCGATCGCGCTGCGTTCGGGCAAGCTGCCCGTGGCGCTGAAGGTGATCGAGGAGCGCACCGTCGGCCCGCAGCTCGGCGCCGATTCGATCCATGCCGGCGTGATCGCGTCGGTGATCGCCTCGGTCGCGGTGATCGTGTTCATGCTCGTCACCTACGGCCGCTTCGGCGTCTATGCGAACCTGGCGGTGGTGCTGAACATCTTCGTCATCCTCGCGGTGATGGCCCTGCTCAACGCCACGCTGACCTTGCCCGGCATCGCCGGCTTCGTGCTGACGATCGGCACCGCGGTCGACGCCAACGTGCTGATCAACGAGCGCATCCGCGAGGAGCGTCGGCGTGGGCGCGGCATCGTCCAGTCGATCGAGCTGGGCTATAAGGAAGCCAGCCGCACGATCTTCGAGGCGAACACGGTGCACGCAATCTCCGGCCTCATCATGCTCGTGCTCGGCTCGGGTCCGGTCAAGGGGTTCGCGGTGGTGCTGCTGATCGGCATCGCCATCTCCTATTTCACCGCGGTCTTCTTCACCCGCATGCTCGCCGCGCAGTGGCTTCGCCGCCGCCGGCCGACGGTGCTGGTGATATGA
- the secF gene encoding protein translocase subunit SecF, which produces MRLLKLVPDNTNIGFVRLRYWAFGITALLTVAALAIVGLRGLNLGVDFVGGVLIEARFQQAPSLDAVRGDVDRLGVGEAQLQTFGAPNVVSIRLPLPQTNDEGATNRLVKNVESAVAAKYPGVAFNRAETVSGKVSGELVRNGLLAVFLAVLGIAIFSWVRYEWQFGVSTFVAIAHDVLMALGFFALTRLEFDLNIVAAVLTIIGYSINDKIVIDDRIRENMRKYRSMDMRALIDLSVNETLPRTVMTSLTVLLALAALLIFGGPVLRGFTAAMMLGVVVGTYSSIYVSSSLLITLGLTPSITPKKATGPAAGAERIGR; this is translated from the coding sequence ATGCGCCTGCTCAAGCTCGTCCCCGACAACACCAATATCGGCTTCGTCCGGCTGCGTTACTGGGCGTTCGGCATCACCGCCTTGCTGACGGTCGCGGCGCTCGCGATCGTGGGCCTGCGCGGGCTCAACCTCGGCGTCGACTTTGTCGGCGGCGTGCTGATCGAGGCGCGCTTCCAGCAGGCTCCGAGCCTCGACGCGGTACGCGGCGACGTCGACCGGCTCGGCGTCGGCGAGGCGCAGTTGCAGACGTTCGGCGCGCCCAACGTCGTCTCGATCCGCCTGCCTTTGCCCCAGACGAACGACGAAGGCGCGACCAACCGCCTCGTCAAGAATGTCGAGAGCGCGGTTGCCGCCAAATATCCCGGCGTCGCCTTCAACCGCGCCGAGACCGTCTCGGGCAAGGTGTCGGGCGAACTGGTGCGCAACGGGCTGCTGGCGGTGTTCCTCGCCGTGCTCGGCATCGCGATCTTCTCGTGGGTCCGCTACGAATGGCAGTTCGGCGTCTCGACCTTCGTCGCGATCGCGCACGACGTGCTGATGGCGCTCGGCTTCTTCGCGCTGACGCGGCTGGAGTTCGACCTGAACATCGTCGCCGCGGTGCTGACGATCATCGGCTATTCGATCAACGACAAGATCGTGATCGACGACCGCATCCGCGAGAATATGCGCAAATATCGCAGCATGGACATGCGCGCGCTGATCGATCTGTCGGTCAACGAGACGCTGCCGCGCACCGTGATGACCTCGCTCACCGTGCTGCTGGCGCTCGCCGCACTTTTGATCTTCGGCGGCCCGGTGCTGCGCGGCTTCACCGCCGCGATGATGCTGGGCGTTGTCGTCGGCACCTACAGCTCGATCTACGTGTCTTCCTCGCTGCTCATCACGCTGGGGCTGACGCCGTCGATCACGCCCAAGAAGGCGACCGGCCCGGCGGCCGGCGCCGAGCGCATCGGGCGCTGA
- a CDS encoding MTH938/NDUFAF3 family protein has protein sequence MGATLFPRGLMLTPDAAIDWDAPSLAALTESDFDALLALDPKPEFVLLGSGPTLARPSPSLATALEAKGVGVEVMDSRAAARAWGLLRGEGRHIAAALLPFA, from the coding sequence GTGGGGGCGACCCTGTTCCCGCGCGGGCTGATGCTGACGCCCGACGCCGCGATCGACTGGGACGCGCCGTCGCTGGCCGCGCTGACCGAGAGCGACTTCGACGCCTTGCTCGCGCTCGACCCGAAGCCCGAATTCGTGCTGCTCGGGTCGGGACCGACGCTCGCCCGGCCGTCGCCGAGCCTCGCGACGGCGCTGGAGGCCAAGGGCGTCGGCGTCGAGGTGATGGACAGCCGCGCCGCCGCCCGCGCCTGGGGCCTGCTTCGCGGCGAAGGGCGGCACATCGCCGCCGCCCTGCTGCCGTTCGCCTGA
- a CDS encoding outer membrane protein assembly factor BamD, whose amino-acid sequence MRVSPVRSALLLTLAFALPLAGCSTTGNKKKGGDSNRYVARDVDTLYNAAKDQLDKRNYKAAGAIFDEVERQHPYSIWARRAELMSAFSYYLAHSYPESIQASQRFLSIHPGNRDAPYAMYLIAVDYYEQIGDVDRDQKISQQALDAMGDLTRRYPDSKYAADARLKVDLINDHLAGKEMTIGRFYQRRHDWLASVIRFRRVADNYQTTSHTPEALERLVESYLELGVLDEARRTAAVLGANYPGSDYYKRAYELIQKRANKA is encoded by the coding sequence ATGCGTGTTTCCCCGGTCCGTTCCGCCCTTCTCCTCACCCTTGCCTTCGCCCTGCCGCTGGCGGGGTGTTCGACCACGGGCAACAAGAAGAAAGGCGGCGACAGCAATCGCTACGTCGCGCGCGACGTCGACACGCTGTACAACGCCGCCAAGGACCAGCTCGACAAGCGAAACTACAAGGCGGCCGGCGCGATCTTCGACGAGGTCGAGCGCCAGCATCCTTATTCGATCTGGGCGCGCCGCGCCGAGCTGATGAGCGCCTTCTCTTACTATCTGGCGCACAGCTACCCCGAATCGATCCAGGCATCGCAGCGCTTCCTGTCGATCCACCCCGGCAATCGCGATGCGCCTTATGCGATGTATCTGATCGCGGTCGATTATTACGAGCAGATCGGCGACGTCGATCGCGACCAGAAGATCAGCCAGCAGGCGCTGGACGCGATGGGCGACCTGACCCGCCGCTATCCCGACAGCAAATATGCCGCCGATGCGCGGCTGAAGGTCGATCTCATCAACGATCACCTCGCCGGCAAGGAGATGACGATCGGGCGCTTCTACCAGCGCCGTCACGATTGGCTCGCCTCGGTGATCCGCTTCCGCCGCGTGGCCGACAATTACCAGACCACCAGCCATACCCCCGAGGCGCTGGAGCGGCTGGTCGAGAGCTATCTGGAGCTGGGCGTGCTGGACGAGGCGCGCCGCACCGCAGCCGTGCTCGGCGCCAACTATCCGGGCAGCGATTATTACAAGCGCGCCTACGAGCTGATTCAGAAGCGCGCGAACAAGGCCTGA
- the recN gene encoding DNA repair protein RecN, with amino-acid sequence MLTALAIRDVVLIEALDLEFGHGLAALTGETGAGKSILLDSLGLALGVRADAGLVRQGAAQASVSASFDLPSGHPAFAALAEGGIDADPGEPLVIRRVVRADGGSRAYVNDQAASAGLLRTLGSGLVEVHGQHDDRGLLNPRGHRALLDTFGRIDARPAAQTHERWRAAEAMLDQAATELEAAARDRDWLAHAVEELTRFAAEPGEEAALADERASMQKGARLADELTTAAELIEGSEGALALLRQAARRLDRLAPEDETLAAALAAVDRAVIEASEAEDRLAEARAAFAYDPARLEAIETRLFDLRALARKHRVDPDALAALTAELTERLGRLDSGHEGIAALEKAASIARAAYLDAAAILSEARAAAAARLDRAVAGELAPLKLDSARFRTAIAPLAETQWSPAGRDRVEFEIATNPGAPFAPLAKIASGGELSRFILALKVALAEETGSATMIFDEIDRGVGGAVAAAIGERLSRLAAGGQLLVVTHSPQVAARADRHWLIAKRSDGLVARTGVHVLDSGERREEIARMLSGAEVTDEARAQAQRLLAAA; translated from the coding sequence ATGCTCACCGCGCTCGCCATTCGCGATGTCGTCCTGATCGAGGCGCTGGACCTGGAGTTCGGCCACGGTCTGGCGGCGCTGACCGGCGAGACGGGTGCCGGCAAGTCGATCCTGCTGGATTCGCTGGGCCTCGCGCTCGGTGTGCGCGCCGATGCCGGGCTGGTGCGACAAGGCGCCGCACAGGCGAGCGTCTCTGCCAGCTTCGACCTGCCGTCGGGCCATCCCGCCTTCGCCGCGCTGGCGGAGGGCGGTATCGATGCAGATCCGGGCGAGCCGCTGGTCATCCGCCGCGTCGTCCGCGCCGATGGCGGCAGTCGCGCCTATGTCAACGATCAGGCGGCGTCGGCCGGGCTTCTCCGCACGCTGGGCAGCGGCCTGGTCGAGGTGCACGGCCAGCATGACGATCGCGGGCTGCTCAATCCGCGCGGCCATCGCGCCTTGCTCGACACGTTCGGCCGGATCGATGCCCGCCCCGCTGCGCAAACCCACGAACGCTGGCGCGCCGCCGAGGCGATGCTCGACCAGGCCGCGACCGAGCTGGAGGCGGCAGCGCGCGACCGCGACTGGCTGGCGCATGCGGTGGAGGAACTCACCCGCTTCGCCGCCGAGCCGGGCGAGGAGGCGGCGCTGGCCGACGAGCGCGCCTCGATGCAAAAGGGCGCGCGACTGGCCGACGAGCTGACGACCGCGGCCGAACTGATCGAAGGATCGGAGGGCGCGCTGGCGCTGCTCCGTCAGGCCGCGCGCCGGCTCGACCGGCTTGCGCCCGAGGACGAGACGCTCGCGGCGGCACTGGCAGCGGTCGACCGCGCGGTGATCGAGGCGAGCGAGGCCGAAGACCGGCTGGCCGAGGCACGCGCCGCCTTCGCCTATGATCCGGCGCGGCTGGAGGCGATCGAGACGCGATTGTTCGATCTGCGCGCGCTGGCCCGCAAGCATCGCGTCGACCCCGACGCGCTCGCCGCGCTGACCGCGGAACTGACCGAGCGTCTCGGCCGGCTTGATTCGGGGCATGAGGGGATTGCGGCGCTGGAGAAGGCGGCAAGCATCGCGCGCGCCGCCTATCTCGATGCAGCCGCCATCCTGTCGGAGGCGCGCGCGGCGGCAGCGGCACGGCTCGATCGGGCGGTGGCGGGCGAGTTGGCGCCGCTCAAGCTCGACAGTGCGCGCTTCCGCACAGCCATCGCGCCGCTGGCCGAGACACAATGGAGCCCGGCCGGGCGCGATCGGGTCGAGTTCGAGATCGCCACCAATCCCGGCGCGCCGTTCGCACCGCTCGCCAAGATTGCGAGCGGCGGCGAATTGTCGCGCTTCATCCTGGCGCTGAAAGTTGCGCTGGCCGAGGAAACCGGCAGCGCGACGATGATCTTCGACGAGATCGACCGCGGCGTCGGCGGCGCGGTGGCGGCGGCGATCGGCGAGCGGCTGTCGCGGCTGGCGGCGGGCGGGCAGCTGCTGGTCGTCACCCACAGCCCACAGGTGGCGGCGCGCGCCGACCGCCACTGGCTGATCGCCAAGCGCTCGGACGGGCTGGTCGCGCGCACCGGGGTCCACGTGCTCGATTCGGGCGAACGGCGCGAGGAAATCGCGCGGATGCTGTCGGGCGCCGAGGTCACCGACGAGGCGCGTGCGCAGGCGCAGCGATTGCTGGCGGCGGCGTAA
- the rpmG gene encoding 50S ribosomal protein L33: MAKPTTVKIKLVSSADTGFFYVTKKNPRNQTEKLSFRKYDPVVRKHVDFKEAKIK, encoded by the coding sequence ATGGCCAAGCCGACCACCGTCAAGATCAAGCTCGTCAGCTCGGCCGATACCGGCTTCTTCTACGTGACGAAGAAGAATCCGCGCAACCAGACCGAGAAGCTGTCCTTCCGGAAGTATGATCCGGTCGTGCGCAAGCATGTCGACTTCAAGGAAGCCAAGATCAAGTGA
- a CDS encoding Dps family protein — MADTPAPKLATPTDLPSNAVSSVADALNTSLADCFALYFKTKNFHWHVSGPHFRDYHLMLDDQSAQILGVTDAIAERVRKTGNVTLRSIGDIARHQTIADNDAAFVDAAAMLAELRDDNLKLVEGFRTVKELADEAKDNATSGIVDEWTDQAEERAWFLFEASRKA, encoded by the coding sequence ATGGCGGATACCCCCGCGCCCAAGCTTGCCACCCCCACCGACCTGCCGTCCAACGCGGTATCGAGCGTCGCGGACGCGCTCAATACGTCGCTGGCCGATTGCTTCGCGCTGTATTTCAAGACCAAGAACTTCCACTGGCACGTGTCGGGCCCGCACTTCCGCGACTATCATCTGATGCTCGATGATCAGTCGGCACAGATCCTGGGCGTGACCGACGCGATCGCCGAGCGCGTGCGCAAGACCGGCAACGTCACGTTGCGCTCGATCGGCGACATCGCGCGCCATCAAACCATCGCCGACAACGACGCTGCGTTTGTCGATGCCGCGGCGATGCTGGCCGAGCTGCGCGACGACAATCTCAAGCTCGTCGAGGGTTTCCGCACGGTGAAGGAGCTCGCCGACGAGGCGAAGGACAATGCGACGTCGGGCATCGTCGACGAATGGACCGACCAGGCCGAAGAGCGCGCCTGGTTCCTGTTCGAGGCGAGCCGCAAGGCCTGA
- a CDS encoding DUF1328 domain-containing protein — translation MLKLALIFLVVGLVLGALGFGGIGGAFVGIAKILFFIAILLFVVFLVLALVAGRAVT, via the coding sequence ATGCTCAAACTGGCGCTCATCTTCCTGGTGGTCGGGCTGGTGCTCGGCGCGCTGGGGTTCGGCGGGATCGGCGGCGCGTTCGTCGGCATCGCCAAGATCCTGTTCTTCATCGCGATCCTGCTGTTCGTGGTGTTCCTCGTGCTGGCGCTGGTCGCCGGGCGCGCGGTCACCTGA
- a CDS encoding cisplatin damage response ATP-dependent DNA ligase, whose translation MRDFSQLLDGLVYTRSRNAKLKLIADYLRATADPDRGWAMAALTGAVDLPGVKASAIKALVDERVDPVLFAMSREFVGDLAETAALLWPKPPGLPPELDSGAITLSGAIERLLTLGRAEAPRALAGMLDQLDAAGRYALLKLATGELRVGVSARLAKTALAQAFTLDVDQVEEVWHGLSPPYLPLFAWATGAGARPTAADVPVFRPFMLAHPLEDARVDLADYAAEWKWDGIRVQLVRAGGHTRLYSRGGDDITASFPEVAAAFEREGVLDGELLVRGEAQGGGIEHEGAASFNALQQRLGRKNVSARMQNDFPAFVRLYDILFDGAEDLRPLGWSTRRARLEGFVPTLPPDRFDLSALIEAPDFDTLETIRAGARDAAIEGVMLKRRDSPYVGGRRVGLWYKWKRDPLTADCVMMYAQRGHGKRSSYYSDYTFGCWTAPPDQGGELLPVGKAYSGFTDDELKWLDHFVRTRTTQRFGPVREVEKSLVLEVAFDSIHESKRHKSGLGMRFPRIARIRRDKPAGEADLIATLRRMVT comes from the coding sequence ATGCGCGACTTTTCCCAATTGCTCGACGGGCTGGTCTACACCCGGTCGCGTAACGCCAAATTGAAGCTGATCGCCGATTATCTGCGGGCGACCGCCGATCCCGATCGCGGCTGGGCGATGGCGGCGCTGACGGGCGCAGTCGACCTGCCGGGGGTCAAGGCATCGGCGATCAAGGCATTGGTGGACGAACGCGTCGACCCGGTGCTGTTCGCGATGAGCCGCGAATTCGTCGGCGACCTCGCCGAGACCGCGGCCTTGCTGTGGCCGAAGCCGCCGGGCCTCCCGCCCGAGCTCGACAGCGGCGCGATCACCCTGTCGGGTGCGATCGAACGGCTGCTGACGCTGGGCCGTGCCGAAGCGCCGCGCGCATTGGCGGGGATGCTCGACCAGCTCGATGCGGCGGGGCGCTACGCCCTGCTCAAGCTCGCGACCGGCGAGCTGCGCGTCGGCGTCTCGGCGCGGCTCGCCAAGACGGCGCTGGCGCAGGCATTCACGCTCGACGTCGATCAGGTGGAGGAGGTGTGGCACGGCCTTTCGCCGCCCTATCTGCCGCTATTCGCATGGGCGACCGGCGCGGGCGCGCGGCCGACCGCCGCCGACGTGCCGGTGTTCCGGCCGTTCATGCTGGCGCACCCGCTGGAAGATGCACGCGTCGATCTCGCCGATTATGCCGCCGAGTGGAAGTGGGACGGGATCCGCGTCCAGCTTGTCCGCGCCGGCGGCCACACCCGCCTCTACAGCCGCGGCGGCGACGATATCACCGCGAGCTTCCCCGAAGTGGCTGCGGCGTTCGAGCGCGAGGGCGTGCTCGACGGCGAGCTGCTGGTGCGCGGCGAGGCGCAGGGCGGCGGCATCGAGCATGAGGGTGCGGCGAGCTTCAACGCGCTCCAGCAGCGGCTCGGGCGCAAGAATGTCTCGGCCCGGATGCAGAACGACTTTCCCGCCTTCGTGCGCCTCTACGATATCCTGTTCGACGGCGCGGAGGATCTGCGTCCGCTCGGCTGGAGCACTCGGCGCGCGCGGCTGGAGGGGTTCGTGCCGACGCTGCCGCCCGACCGGTTCGACCTGTCGGCGCTGATCGAGGCGCCCGACTTCGACACGCTGGAGACAATTCGCGCCGGCGCGCGCGATGCCGCGATCGAGGGCGTGATGCTCAAGCGACGCGATTCGCCCTATGTCGGCGGACGCCGTGTCGGCCTGTGGTATAAATGGAAGCGCGATCCGCTGACCGCCGATTGCGTGATGATGTATGCCCAGCGCGGACACGGCAAACGATCGAGCTATTATTCGGATTACACGTTCGGCTGCTGGACCGCGCCGCCGGACCAAGGCGGCGAGCTGTTGCCGGTCGGCAAGGCCTATTCGGGCTTCACCGACGATGAATTGAAATGGCTCGACCATTTCGTCCGCACGCGCACGACGCAGCGATTCGGCCCGGTGCGCGAGGTCGAGAAGAGCCTCGTGCTGGAGGTCGCGTTCGATTCGATCCACGAATCGAAGCGACACAAATCGGGCCTTGGGATGCGCTTTCCGCGCATCGCCCGCATCCGTCGCGACAAGCCCGCGGGCGAGGCCGACCTGATCGCGACGTTACGGCGGATGGTGACCTGA
- a CDS encoding cold-shock protein: MSFDRGRRGQRGGKDKRDGFGEEDFGGGSSYGGGGFGGGDRFGGGGGFGGGDRFGGGGGGFRSGGGGGFGGGGGGGGFRGGAGGGGGFGGGGSRMPAQVVGEATGTVKFFNGQKGFGFIVRDDGGEDVFVHISAVEQAGLAGLAEGQKLGFSLVDRGGRISATDLKIDGEPLPVTDGRSAAAPAGGAGAGGPQRQLTGERASGTVKFFNAMKGFGFIQRDDGQPDAFVHISAVERAGMTTLNEGDRLEFELEVDRRGKYAAVNLSPGS; this comes from the coding sequence ATGAGTTTCGATCGAGGGCGGCGCGGTCAGCGCGGCGGCAAGGACAAGCGCGACGGCTTTGGCGAAGAAGACTTCGGCGGCGGTAGCAGCTATGGTGGCGGCGGCTTCGGCGGCGGTGATCGCTTCGGCGGTGGCGGCGGCTTCGGCGGCGGTGACCGCTTCGGCGGTGGCGGCGGCGGTTTCCGTAGCGGCGGCGGCGGTGGTTTCGGCGGCGGCGGTGGTGGCGGCGGCTTCCGCGGCGGCGCGGGCGGCGGCGGTGGTTTCGGTGGCGGCGGTAGCCGCATGCCGGCCCAGGTCGTCGGCGAGGCGACCGGCACGGTCAAGTTCTTCAACGGCCAGAAGGGTTTCGGCTTCATCGTTCGCGACGATGGCGGCGAGGACGTGTTCGTCCACATTTCGGCGGTCGAGCAGGCGGGCCTCGCAGGCCTGGCCGAGGGCCAGAAGCTGGGCTTCAGCCTCGTCGATCGTGGCGGCCGCATCTCCGCGACCGATCTCAAGATCGACGGCGAGCCGTTGCCGGTGACCGACGGCCGCAGCGCTGCGGCCCCGGCCGGCGGCGCGGGCGCAGGTGGCCCGCAGCGTCAGCTGACTGGTGAGCGCGCGAGCGGCACGGTGAAGTTCTTCAACGCGATGAAGGGCTTCGGCTTCATTCAGCGCGACGACGGCCAGCCCGATGCTTTCGTCCACATTTCGGCGGTCGAGCGCGCCGGCATGACCACCCTCAACGAGGGCGATCGGCTGGAATTCGAGCTCGAGGTCGATCGTCGCGGCAAATATGCCGCGGTGAATCTCTCGCCCGGTTCCTGA